One stretch of Sphingomonas sp. HF-S4 DNA includes these proteins:
- a CDS encoding DUF445 domain-containing protein, translated as MRLVATGLLVLMAATFLAARQFQHLHPAIGYLRAFAEAAMVGGLADWFAVTALFRHPLHLPIPHTAIIPRNKDRIAGTLAAFLRDNFLIPKVVARRMQQVDVARAAGRWLADPGTGRGRLRAGIGRLAADMLEALDQERLGGMAKRALAERLRGLEIAPLLGRALETAMKEDRHRPLLDGIVHWAAKILDANEHLIRQMVHERSGSVMRWTGLDETLANKIIEGLAKLIGDMAEDPRHPLRAKADEGLAQLAHDLQHDPEKRARVEAFKNELLDNPALGDWWLGVWESGRAALLRLARNPDRVLAGEFGGALRQLGETLQGDARLAETINRFVRRAAVGAASDYGDGIVRLVSDTIRGWDAQTITGRLENAVGRDLQYIRINGTLVGGLVGVTIHAVDAML; from the coding sequence ATGCGGCTGGTCGCGACCGGGCTGCTCGTGCTGATGGCCGCGACCTTCCTCGCTGCGCGCCAGTTCCAGCACCTCCACCCCGCGATCGGCTATCTTCGCGCCTTCGCCGAAGCCGCGATGGTCGGAGGCCTCGCCGACTGGTTCGCGGTGACCGCCTTGTTCCGCCACCCGCTGCACTTGCCGATCCCCCACACCGCGATCATCCCGCGCAACAAGGACCGTATCGCTGGCACGCTCGCGGCGTTCCTGCGCGACAATTTCCTGATTCCCAAGGTGGTCGCGCGGCGGATGCAGCAAGTAGACGTCGCGCGCGCTGCGGGCCGCTGGCTTGCCGATCCTGGCACCGGCCGCGGGCGGTTGCGCGCGGGGATTGGCAGGCTCGCTGCCGACATGCTCGAAGCGCTCGACCAGGAACGGCTCGGCGGGATGGCGAAGCGCGCGCTGGCCGAGCGGCTGCGCGGGCTGGAAATCGCACCGTTGCTCGGGCGCGCGCTCGAAACCGCGATGAAGGAGGATCGGCATCGCCCGCTGCTCGACGGCATCGTCCATTGGGCGGCCAAGATCCTCGACGCCAACGAGCATCTGATCCGCCAGATGGTCCACGAGCGGTCGGGCAGCGTGATGCGCTGGACCGGGCTCGACGAGACGCTGGCCAACAAGATCATCGAGGGCCTCGCCAAGCTGATCGGCGACATGGCCGAAGACCCGCGCCATCCGTTGCGCGCCAAGGCCGACGAAGGGCTCGCGCAGCTCGCGCACGACCTCCAGCACGATCCGGAGAAGCGGGCGCGGGTCGAGGCGTTCAAGAACGAGCTGCTCGACAATCCGGCGCTCGGCGACTGGTGGCTGGGGGTGTGGGAATCGGGCCGCGCGGCGCTGCTGCGGCTGGCGCGAAACCCCGATCGCGTGCTGGCGGGCGAGTTCGGCGGCGCGCTGCGCCAGCTCGGCGAGACGCTGCAGGGCGACGCGCGGCTGGCCGAGACGATCAACCGCTTCGTTCGCCGCGCTGCAGTGGGCGCGGCGTCGGACTATGGCGACGGCATCGTCCGACTGGTCTCGGACACGATCCGCGGCTGGGACGCGCAGACGATCACCGGTCGGCTGGAGAACGCCGTGGGGCGCGACTTGCAATATATCCGGATCAACGGGACGCTGGTCGGCGGGCTGGTCGGGGTGACGATCCACGCAGTGGATGCGATGCTCTGA
- a CDS encoding pyridoxamine 5'-phosphate oxidase family protein has translation MTKTLADLAKILKDIDFATLSTHSDGGTIAGRPMSNNRDVEYNGDSWYFACEDTRTVRDLRANQQCALSFHGKSGLLGMKPLFVHLEGKAELIQDKTQFEAHWTKDLGLWFEEGIDTPGLVLIKVHGIRAHYWDGADQGEFLLGDATPETRATPTE, from the coding sequence ATGACCAAGACGCTCGCCGACCTCGCCAAGATCCTCAAGGACATCGACTTCGCGACGCTCTCCACCCATTCGGATGGCGGCACGATCGCCGGCCGGCCGATGAGCAACAACCGCGACGTCGAATATAACGGCGACAGCTGGTACTTCGCCTGCGAGGATACCCGGACGGTGCGCGACCTGCGCGCCAACCAGCAATGCGCGCTGAGCTTCCACGGGAAGAGCGGGCTGCTCGGCATGAAGCCGCTGTTCGTCCATCTCGAGGGCAAGGCCGAGCTGATCCAGGACAAGACTCAGTTCGAGGCGCATTGGACCAAGGATCTCGGCTTGTGGTTCGAGGAAGGCATCGACACGCCGGGTCTCGTGCTGATCAAGGTCCACGGCATCCGCGCGCATTATTGGGACGGCGCCGACCAAGGCGAGTTCCTGCTCGGCGACGCCACCCCGGAAACGCGGGCGACGCCGACGGAGTGA
- a CDS encoding HAD family hydrolase, whose product MQHLAIYDMDKTITATPTWTRFLVHAARARAPWRLALMPAVGVAGLGHLLKLIDRSRLKQISQRLLLGHALTASDVEAVAARFADAEFATGVLQGARDRIEADRAAGYRLVMATASHGYYASAIARLLEFDDVVATQAKRDAQGRVLSLIEGDNCYGPVKLRMIENWMAQSGIDRAGLHVRAYSDHVSDAPLLEWADEAFAVNAHGPLRILARARGWTELDWR is encoded by the coding sequence ATGCAGCACCTCGCAATCTACGACATGGACAAGACGATCACGGCGACGCCGACCTGGACGCGCTTCCTGGTCCATGCGGCGCGCGCGCGGGCACCGTGGCGGCTTGCGCTGATGCCCGCGGTGGGCGTTGCCGGGCTCGGCCACCTGCTCAAGCTGATCGATCGAAGCCGACTCAAGCAAATTTCGCAACGGCTGCTGCTCGGCCATGCGCTGACCGCATCGGATGTCGAGGCCGTGGCGGCGCGCTTCGCCGATGCCGAGTTCGCGACCGGGGTGCTTCAGGGCGCGCGCGATCGCATCGAAGCCGATCGCGCCGCTGGCTATCGACTTGTGATGGCGACAGCGTCGCACGGCTATTACGCCTCGGCGATCGCCCGGCTGCTCGAATTCGACGATGTCGTCGCCACGCAGGCGAAACGAGATGCGCAAGGCCGTGTTCTTTCCCTGATCGAAGGGGATAACTGTTACGGCCCCGTAAAGCTCCGCATGATCGAAAACTGGATGGCCCAATCCGGGATCGATCGCGCCGGCCTGCATGTCCGCGCCTATTCGGACCATGTTTCCGACGCGCCGCTGCTTGAATGGGCAGACGAGGCCTTCGCGGTAAATGCGCACGGCCCGCTGCGGATATTGGCGCGTGCGCGGGGCTGGACCGAACTGGACTGGAGATAA
- a CDS encoding ABC transporter permease encodes MRGSADFERVDGGGGTTLRFTGNLSLACLRDLPDRLNAIEGDVARLDLSEVERIDTVGAWLIHRFARDHGSTVEGLEEDEQHLLDQVAAAEQPIALARKPADPFTRTLGEVGDAVFVAIHTLYGLLGFMGATVIAFWNVFTHPKRFRFNATVHRFEVVGVSALGIIGLMSFLIGIVIAQQGAVQLRQFGAEVYTINLVGRITLRELGVLMTAIMVAGRSGSAFAAQLGTMKLTEEIDAMRTIGVSPMEALVVPRTLAVVLMMPLLGFYASLVAIMGGGLLCWISLDIPPVTFIQRIREVVPLTDLWVGLVKAPVFGAIIAISGCFQGMQVEADAEQVGKRTTTAVVQAIFLVIVLDAFFAVFFSEVGWI; translated from the coding sequence ATGAGGGGAAGCGCGGATTTTGAGCGAGTCGATGGGGGCGGCGGCACTACGCTGCGCTTCACCGGAAACCTGTCGCTGGCGTGCCTGCGCGACTTGCCCGACCGGCTCAACGCGATCGAAGGCGACGTCGCCAGGCTCGACCTGAGCGAAGTCGAGCGGATCGACACCGTTGGCGCCTGGCTGATCCACCGTTTCGCCCGCGACCACGGCTCGACCGTAGAAGGGCTGGAGGAGGACGAGCAGCACCTTCTCGACCAGGTCGCGGCTGCCGAGCAGCCGATCGCGCTGGCGCGCAAGCCCGCCGACCCGTTTACCCGGACGCTCGGCGAAGTCGGCGATGCTGTTTTCGTCGCGATTCACACGCTCTACGGCCTGCTCGGCTTCATGGGCGCGACGGTGATCGCGTTCTGGAATGTGTTTACCCATCCCAAGCGCTTCCGCTTCAACGCGACGGTCCACCGGTTCGAAGTGGTCGGTGTGTCGGCGCTGGGCATCATCGGGCTGATGAGTTTCCTGATCGGGATCGTCATCGCGCAGCAGGGCGCGGTCCAGCTCCGCCAGTTCGGCGCCGAAGTCTATACGATCAACCTTGTCGGCCGGATCACTCTGCGCGAGCTCGGCGTGCTGATGACCGCGATCATGGTCGCCGGCCGTTCTGGTTCGGCGTTCGCCGCGCAGCTCGGCACGATGAAGCTCACCGAAGAGATCGACGCGATGCGCACGATCGGCGTGTCGCCGATGGAGGCGCTCGTGGTGCCGCGCACGCTGGCGGTGGTGCTGATGATGCCGCTGCTCGGCTTCTACGCCTCGCTGGTCGCGATCATGGGCGGCGGGCTGCTCTGCTGGATCAGCCTCGACATTCCGCCGGTGACGTTCATCCAGCGCATCCGCGAAGTCGTGCCGCTCACCGATCTGTGGGTCGGGCTGGTCAAGGCGCCGGTATTCGGCGCGATCATCGCCATTTCGGGATGCTTCCAGGGCATGCAGGTCGAGGCCGATGCCGAGCAGGTCGGCAAGCGCACGACCACCGCGGTGGTGCAGGCGATTTTCCTCGTCATCGTGCTCGACGCGTTCTTCGCGGTGTTCTTCAGCGAAGTGGGCTGGATCTGA
- a CDS encoding ABC transporter ATP-binding protein — protein sequence MARREREDVIIRVQGLKNGFGEQVVHEDLDLEVRRGEILGVVGGSGTGKSVLMRSIIGLQTPIEGSIDVFGESTIGRDETEATNIRKRWGILFQGGALFSTLTVSENVQVPIKEFYPGLDQALLEEIAAYKVVMTGLSPDAGPKFPAELSGGMKKRAGLARALALDPELLFLDEPTAGLDPIGAAAFDELTASLQKTLGLTVFLITHDLDTLYAICDRVAVLADKKVIAVGTIDELLALDHPWIQEYFNGPRGRAAVDSAERAQAGMKV from the coding sequence ATGGCACGGCGCGAACGCGAAGACGTGATCATTCGCGTCCAGGGCCTCAAGAACGGCTTTGGCGAGCAGGTCGTCCACGAGGATCTCGATCTCGAGGTCCGGCGTGGCGAGATCCTCGGCGTCGTCGGCGGGTCGGGCACCGGCAAGTCGGTGCTGATGCGCTCGATCATCGGGCTGCAGACGCCGATCGAGGGCAGCATCGACGTGTTCGGCGAAAGCACGATTGGCCGCGACGAGACCGAGGCGACCAACATCCGCAAGCGCTGGGGTATCCTGTTCCAGGGCGGCGCCTTGTTCTCGACGCTCACCGTGTCCGAGAACGTCCAGGTGCCGATCAAGGAATTCTACCCCGGGCTCGACCAGGCGCTGCTCGAGGAGATCGCGGCGTACAAGGTGGTGATGACCGGCCTGTCGCCCGATGCAGGGCCCAAATTCCCCGCCGAGCTTTCGGGCGGCATGAAGAAGCGTGCGGGGCTCGCGCGCGCGCTTGCGCTGGACCCCGAATTGCTGTTCCTCGACGAGCCGACCGCCGGGCTCGATCCGATCGGCGCGGCGGCATTCGACGAACTCACCGCCTCGCTCCAGAAGACGCTGGGGCTGACCGTGTTCCTGATCACCCACGATCTGGATACGCTGTACGCCATCTGCGATCGGGTTGCGGTGCTCGCCGACAAGAAGGTGATCGCCGTCGGCACGATCGACGAACTGCTCGCGCTGGATCATCCGTGGATTCAGGAATATTTCAACGGACCGCGCGGCCGCGCTGCGGTCGACAGCGCCGAGCGGGCGCAAGCCGGGATGAAGGTCTGA
- a CDS encoding MlaD family protein, translating to METRSNHVLVGAVVLILLAVLALFIVWLARIGGGSERQYDIFFKQSVDGLNPGSAVSFSGVPSGQVKEISFWKPDPSLVRVRVSVNDDVPILEGTTASIQGSFTGPSTVQLDGAVKGAPPIVCPEANPRAACPLGVPVIPTKQGGLGALLSSAPQLLERISTLTERLGELLGDKNQNSIAGILANTNRLTDALADRGPEIAATLAETRIAIQRFGLATEELGKLATTTNGVLADDVRPTIANLNRTIGSARKSMETLDATIGDARPGLQALSKKTIPEIGQLVQDLRVMSTSLASVAEKLDQGGASSLVGSPKLPDYKKK from the coding sequence ATGGAAACGCGATCGAACCATGTCCTTGTCGGCGCGGTGGTGCTGATCCTGCTTGCGGTGCTAGCGCTGTTCATCGTCTGGCTGGCCCGCATCGGTGGTGGCAGCGAGCGCCAGTACGACATCTTCTTCAAGCAATCGGTCGATGGGCTCAATCCAGGATCGGCGGTTAGTTTTTCCGGTGTCCCCTCGGGGCAGGTCAAGGAAATCAGCTTCTGGAAGCCCGATCCCAGCCTCGTCCGGGTCCGGGTGAGCGTAAACGACGACGTGCCGATCCTCGAAGGCACCACCGCCTCGATCCAGGGCAGCTTCACCGGGCCGAGCACCGTGCAGCTCGATGGCGCGGTCAAGGGCGCCCCGCCGATCGTCTGCCCCGAGGCCAATCCGCGCGCGGCGTGCCCGCTCGGCGTGCCGGTGATCCCGACCAAGCAGGGCGGGCTCGGCGCTTTGCTGAGTTCGGCGCCGCAGCTGCTCGAGCGGATCTCTACGCTTACCGAGCGCCTGGGCGAGCTGCTCGGCGACAAGAACCAGAATTCGATTGCCGGCATCCTCGCCAATACCAACCGGCTGACCGACGCGCTCGCCGATCGCGGTCCCGAAATCGCTGCCACGCTCGCCGAGACGCGGATCGCGATCCAGCGGTTCGGGCTGGCGACCGAGGAGCTCGGCAAGCTCGCCACCACCACCAACGGCGTCCTCGCCGACGATGTTCGTCCGACGATCGCCAATCTCAACCGCACGATCGGCTCGGCGCGCAAATCCATGGAGACGCTCGACGCGACCATCGGCGATGCGCGGCCGGGTCTCCAGGCGCTGTCGAAGAAGACGATCCCCGAGATCGGCCAGCTCGTCCAGGATCTCCGCGTGATGTCGACCAGCCTCGCCTCGGTTGCCGAGAAGCTCGATCAGGGCGGCGCTTCGAGCCTGGTCGGATCGCCCAAGCTGCCCGACTACAAGAAGAAGTGA
- a CDS encoding ABC-type transport auxiliary lipoprotein family protein: MTKRALLLALPLLASLSGCISFGGKPPKSLLTLTSEATLPVGESQRSNVAATITIAVPSLPQELASSRVPVHSGGTAIAFVKDAQWVERPSQLLQRLLGDTITAKTGRLVLSSRQSLTDPGAYLMGELRRFGIQEETSEAVVTYDAALIRGPESVVEKRRFEARVPVSEIEAAPVGAALNQAANQVAAEVADWVGK; this comes from the coding sequence ATGACCAAGCGCGCTCTGCTTCTTGCCCTGCCGCTGCTGGCATCGCTCAGCGGCTGCATCTCGTTCGGCGGCAAGCCCCCCAAGTCGCTGCTCACGCTGACGTCGGAAGCGACGCTGCCGGTCGGCGAATCGCAGCGCTCGAACGTCGCGGCGACGATCACGATCGCGGTACCCTCGCTGCCGCAGGAACTCGCCTCGTCGCGCGTGCCCGTCCATTCGGGCGGCACCGCGATCGCCTTCGTCAAGGACGCGCAATGGGTCGAGCGGCCCTCGCAGCTGCTCCAGCGGCTGCTCGGCGACACGATCACCGCCAAGACCGGCCGGCTGGTGCTCAGCTCGCGCCAATCGCTCACCGATCCGGGCGCCTATCTGATGGGCGAGCTGCGCCGCTTCGGCATCCAGGAGGAAACCAGCGAGGCGGTGGTCACCTATGACGCCGCGCTGATCCGCGGACCCGAGAGCGTCGTCGAGAAGCGTCGCTTCGAAGCGCGTGTGCCGGTGTCCGAGATCGAGGCAGCGCCAGTCGGCGCCGCGCTCAACCAGGCGGCCAACCAGGTCGCGGCCGAGGTTGCCGACTGGGTCGGAAAATAA
- a CDS encoding peptidylprolyl isomerase — MLKPLLALSALTASPVLAQTAAAPSPADAAPWDWQAIPDNQLLVMTLKGGHQVFIRLAPRYAPAHVANIRKLAEAHWWDGTSVYRVQDNYVTQWGGGDDKTTLPPAVIQNPPAEYEWARYDGVTTPARPDSYAAKTGHSADGWPVATDGKAAWLTHCYGMVGVARDLAPSTGSGAELYTVIGHAPRHLDRNIALVGRVVEGMQWLSALPRGGGALGVYENKAEHVPILSVRLATQLPEDERPHFQYRATDNARFAAWLGERENRKPPFFTVPAGGADICNAQAPVRRAP; from the coding sequence ATGCTCAAGCCCCTGCTCGCGCTGTCCGCGCTCACCGCCTCCCCTGTCCTCGCACAGACCGCGGCGGCACCTTCGCCCGCCGATGCCGCGCCGTGGGATTGGCAGGCGATCCCCGATAACCAGCTGCTCGTCATGACGCTGAAGGGCGGACACCAAGTCTTCATCCGCCTCGCCCCGCGCTATGCGCCCGCGCACGTCGCCAACATCCGCAAGCTCGCCGAGGCGCATTGGTGGGACGGCACCTCGGTCTATCGCGTCCAGGACAATTACGTCACCCAATGGGGCGGCGGCGACGACAAGACCACGCTGCCGCCGGCGGTGATCCAGAACCCGCCAGCCGAATATGAATGGGCGCGCTACGACGGCGTCACTACGCCCGCCAGGCCCGACAGCTATGCCGCCAAGACGGGGCACAGCGCCGATGGCTGGCCGGTCGCGACCGACGGCAAGGCGGCGTGGCTCACCCATTGCTACGGCATGGTCGGCGTGGCGCGCGATCTCGCGCCGAGCACCGGCAGCGGCGCCGAGCTTTATACCGTGATCGGCCATGCCCCGCGCCATCTCGACCGCAACATCGCGCTGGTCGGCCGCGTGGTCGAAGGCATGCAATGGCTCTCGGCACTACCGCGCGGCGGCGGGGCGCTCGGCGTCTATGAGAACAAGGCCGAGCATGTCCCGATCCTGTCGGTGCGACTGGCGACGCAGCTTCCCGAGGACGAGCGCCCGCACTTTCAATATCGCGCTACCGACAATGCCCGCTTCGCGGCCTGGCTCGGCGAGCGCGAGAACCGCAAGCCGCCCTTCTTCACCGTGCCCGCAGGCGGCGCCGATATCTGCAACGCGCAGGCACCGGTGCGCCGGGCGCCTTAG
- a CDS encoding RNA 3'-terminal phosphate cyclase, translating into MIIIDGSEGEGGGQVVRNSCALSLFTGQPFRITNARGKRENCQSTDRPTLVEFSKEVRNCCIRHSRKMPVLLRLPGQSFGKRSHGGFDRTKALRVRPIQNSADALPYSPGGFSQIGASTSRMRGPSISLTGRSPILGKA; encoded by the coding sequence ATGATCATCATTGACGGATCAGAGGGCGAAGGCGGCGGACAGGTGGTGCGCAACAGCTGCGCGCTGTCGCTCTTCACCGGGCAACCCTTCCGCATCACCAACGCGCGCGGCAAGCGCGAGAATTGCCAGTCGACCGACCGACCCACGCTCGTCGAGTTTTCCAAGGAAGTCCGGAACTGCTGCATAAGGCATAGCCGCAAAATGCCCGTCCTTCTTCGGTTGCCTGGGCAATCCTTTGGAAAGCGATCGCATGGGGGCTTCGATCGCACGAAAGCCCTTCGCGTACGACCAATCCAGAACAGTGCCGATGCATTGCCGTACTCGCCGGGCGGTTTCAGCCAAATTGGCGCCAGCACGTCTCGAATGAGGGGGCCTTCGATCTCGTTGACGGGCAGATCGCCGATCTTGGGGAAAGCGTAG
- a CDS encoding DNA polymerase beta superfamily protein, translating to MRREIETRLDRIEADNGVRLLLAIESGSRAWGFPSPDSDYDVRFLYVRPQDWYLSLALGRDVIETPIEDEIDLNGWDVRKALVLLLKSNAVVSEWIESPIRYQPDDPFVCAIGQAGCGSVARWWGCGAGEEVFLRAASCAGDPCDPAEPGIAPAVNLQALVAASDLPSALVEQINALVEAKARTNERANGARLPEIDALIRSELDRAGELPARKLRDRFVDRADQLFLELTNT from the coding sequence GTGCGGCGCGAGATCGAAACCCGCCTAGACCGGATCGAGGCGGATAATGGAGTGCGCCTGCTGCTCGCGATCGAATCCGGTTCGCGTGCCTGGGGCTTCCCCTCGCCCGACAGTGATTACGACGTCCGCTTCCTCTACGTCCGGCCACAGGACTGGTATCTGTCGCTCGCGCTTGGCCGCGACGTGATCGAGACGCCGATCGAGGACGAGATCGATCTGAATGGTTGGGACGTGCGCAAGGCGCTCGTCCTGCTGCTCAAGTCGAATGCGGTGGTGAGCGAGTGGATCGAATCGCCGATCCGCTACCAGCCCGACGATCCTTTCGTATGCGCGATCGGGCAAGCTGGCTGCGGATCGGTGGCTCGATGGTGGGGATGCGGTGCCGGTGAAGAAGTATTTCTACGCGCTGCGTCCTGCGCTGGCGATCCGTGCGATCCGGCTGAACCCGGCATCGCGCCCGCCGTGAACCTGCAGGCGCTTGTTGCCGCCAGCGACCTGCCGTCGGCGCTCGTCGAGCAGATCAATGCGCTGGTTGAGGCCAAGGCGCGCACCAACGAACGTGCGAATGGCGCCCGTCTGCCTGAGATCGACGCACTGATCCGCAGCGAGCTCGATCGGGCGGGCGAGCTGCCGGCACGCAAGCTGCGCGATCGCTTCGTCGATCGCGCGGATCAACTCTTTCTTGAACTGACAAACACATGA
- a CDS encoding RtcB family protein, whose amino-acid sequence MTEALYDFQHVEGGVPIKMWTRGVPVEDGARAQLARAAQMPFVFKHVAAMPDVHIGIGATVGSVIPTKGAVIPAAVGVDIGCGMMAARTSLVASDLPDNLEGIRSAIEQAVPHGRDVGRGKRDKGSWGDPPVAIVEAWATLAQRFERIFEKYPKLKNTNNLVHLGTLGTGNHFIELCLDQEQRVWVMLHSGSRGIGNAIGSYFIELAKQDMRKWHINLPDENLAYFPEGTDHFDDYVEAVGWAQDFAALNRRMMMTNVIRALRGQIAKPFDAELEAVNCHHNYVQRENHFGENVLVTRKGAVRAAKGVLGIIPGSMGAKSFIVRGLGNAESFDSCSHGAGRIMSRTAAKKLVTLDEHIRDTAGVECRKDEGVIDETPKAYKPIEAVMAAQADLVEIVHTLKQVVCVKG is encoded by the coding sequence ATGACCGAGGCTTTGTATGATTTCCAGCATGTCGAAGGTGGCGTGCCGATCAAGATGTGGACCCGTGGCGTGCCGGTCGAGGACGGTGCGCGCGCCCAGCTTGCCCGTGCGGCGCAGATGCCGTTCGTGTTCAAGCACGTGGCCGCGATGCCCGATGTCCATATCGGCATCGGCGCGACTGTCGGTTCGGTGATCCCGACCAAGGGCGCGGTGATCCCGGCGGCGGTGGGCGTCGATATCGGCTGCGGCATGATGGCGGCGCGCACCTCGCTGGTGGCGAGCGACCTGCCCGACAATCTCGAAGGCATTCGCTCCGCGATCGAGCAGGCGGTGCCGCACGGACGCGACGTGGGCCGGGGCAAGCGTGACAAGGGTTCATGGGGTGATCCGCCCGTGGCGATCGTCGAGGCCTGGGCTACGCTTGCCCAGCGCTTCGAGCGGATCTTCGAGAAATATCCGAAGCTCAAGAACACCAACAATCTGGTGCATCTGGGCACGCTCGGCACGGGCAACCACTTCATCGAGCTGTGCCTCGACCAGGAGCAGCGCGTGTGGGTGATGCTTCATTCGGGTTCGCGCGGCATCGGCAACGCGATCGGCAGCTATTTTATCGAGCTGGCGAAGCAGGATATGCGCAAGTGGCACATCAACCTGCCCGACGAGAACCTGGCCTACTTCCCGGAAGGGACCGACCATTTCGACGACTATGTCGAGGCGGTCGGCTGGGCGCAGGACTTTGCGGCGCTGAACCGGCGGATGATGATGACCAATGTCATCCGCGCGCTGCGGGGACAGATCGCCAAGCCGTTCGATGCGGAGTTGGAGGCAGTCAACTGTCACCACAACTATGTCCAGCGCGAGAACCACTTCGGTGAAAACGTGCTGGTCACCCGCAAGGGCGCGGTCCGCGCGGCGAAGGGCGTGCTGGGTATCATCCCCGGCTCGATGGGCGCCAAGTCGTTCATCGTCCGAGGGCTGGGCAACGCGGAGTCGTTCGACAGCTGCTCGCACGGAGCTGGACGTATCATGTCCCGAACCGCGGCGAAGAAGCTAGTGACGCTCGACGAGCACATCCGCGACACTGCGGGCGTCGAGTGCCGAAAGGACGAAGGCGTGATCGACGAGACGCCGAAGGCGTACAAGCCGATCGAGGCTGTGATGGCGGCGCAGGCCGACCTGGTCGAGATCGTCCATACGCTCAAGCAGGTGGTGTGCGTGAAGGGCTAA
- a CDS encoding vWA domain-containing protein, which translates to MANKGLFASAIAKLMPAADTRNREGVPAYAYGPEHKLAQVAATGTLADGFYGAAETQLSDVLEAARACDSYFVAQAAIYARQSGTMKDMPALLAAYLTVADPDLAVAVFNRVIDNGRMLRNFVQIMRSGQVGRSSLGSRPKRLVQRWLEQASMPQLMAAATGKDPSLADIVRMVHPKPADATRRTFYGWLIGRPYDVAALPAEIAAFEAWKADRSLPLPAVPFEWLTAFPLTAENWAELSTRIGWQALRMNLNTLARNGAPDVAGVTDAVAARLADAGALGKVKPMPYQLMVALGQAGEGVPLKVQAALEDALEQSLVRVPTVPGRVVVCPDVSGSMGFPATGYRKGASSKVRCIDVAALVAAAMLRTNRDARVLPFEQAVVKLKLDAQARVAVNAAKLAAVGGGGTKVSAPLALLNAERAQVDLVVIVSDNESWVDATRAGATATMREWERLKNRNPGAKLVCVDIQPYGTSQAPQGRADILNVGGFSDAVFDTIARFVSGETRDWVSIVQQTEV; encoded by the coding sequence ATGGCCAACAAGGGACTTTTCGCTTCGGCGATCGCAAAGCTGATGCCAGCCGCGGACACGCGGAACCGGGAGGGAGTGCCGGCCTATGCCTATGGGCCCGAGCACAAGCTCGCCCAGGTTGCGGCGACCGGCACGCTGGCCGACGGCTTCTACGGCGCTGCGGAGACGCAGCTGTCGGACGTACTCGAGGCGGCGCGCGCCTGCGATTCGTACTTCGTGGCGCAGGCAGCCATCTATGCCCGCCAGTCGGGTACGATGAAGGACATGCCGGCTTTGCTGGCGGCCTATCTGACGGTTGCCGATCCCGACCTTGCGGTTGCGGTGTTCAACCGCGTGATCGACAATGGCCGCATGCTGCGCAATTTCGTGCAGATCATGCGCTCGGGTCAGGTGGGGCGCTCGTCGCTCGGCTCGCGGCCGAAGCGGCTGGTCCAGCGCTGGCTGGAGCAGGCATCGATGCCGCAGCTGATGGCTGCGGCGACGGGCAAGGATCCGAGCCTGGCGGATATCGTCCGTATGGTTCACCCCAAGCCCGCAGATGCGACGCGGCGCACTTTCTATGGCTGGCTGATCGGACGTCCCTATGACGTTGCCGCACTGCCTGCCGAGATCGCTGCGTTCGAAGCGTGGAAGGCCGATCGGTCGCTGCCGTTGCCGGCGGTGCCGTTCGAGTGGCTCACCGCGTTTCCGCTGACCGCGGAGAACTGGGCGGAGCTTTCCACGCGGATCGGGTGGCAGGCGCTGCGGATGAACCTCAATACGCTGGCGCGCAACGGCGCGCCCGATGTGGCGGGGGTCACCGATGCGGTTGCCGCGCGGCTCGCCGACGCGGGTGCGCTCGGAAAGGTCAAACCCATGCCCTATCAGCTGATGGTGGCGTTGGGGCAGGCCGGTGAGGGCGTGCCGCTCAAGGTGCAGGCGGCGCTGGAGGATGCGCTCGAGCAGTCGCTCGTCCGCGTGCCGACGGTGCCGGGCCGTGTGGTCGTCTGTCCTGACGTGTCGGGCTCGATGGGCTTTCCGGCGACGGGGTACCGCAAGGGCGCCTCGTCGAAGGTTCGGTGCATCGATGTCGCGGCCCTGGTCGCGGCGGCGATGCTGCGCACCAACCGCGATGCCCGCGTCCTGCCGTTCGAGCAGGCGGTGGTGAAGCTGAAGCTGGACGCACAAGCCCGCGTCGCCGTCAATGCAGCGAAGCTGGCGGCGGTCGGCGGGGGCGGGACCAAGGTCTCGGCGCCGCTCGCCCTGCTCAATGCTGAGCGGGCGCAGGTCGACCTGGTCGTGATCGTTTCGGACAACGAGTCCTGGGTGGATGCCACCCGGGCCGGCGCGACCGCGACGATGCGCGAATGGGAGCGGCTGAAGAACCGCAACCCGGGCGCCAAGCTCGTATGCGTCGACATCCAGCCCTACGGTACCAGCCAGGCGCCGCAGGGCCGGGCGGACATACTCAATGTCGGAGGCTTCTCCGACGCGGTGTTCGACACCATCGCGCGCTTCGTCTCCGGCGAGACGCGCGACTGGGTGAGCATCGTTCAACAGACGGAGGTTTGA